In the Malania oleifera isolate guangnan ecotype guangnan chromosome 1, ASM2987363v1, whole genome shotgun sequence genome, one interval contains:
- the LOC131161990 gene encoding probable receptor-like protein kinase At5g24010, with protein MEKLHFHCPLFFLLFQLLPFLLVSSDDTNTKPDNYFINCGSELNASLDDGRTFVGDRKAGFFSFFPGKSDPVQDSNPETNASLYQTARIYRVPSSYALTIPEHENGTYVVRLHFFPLSSHPDLTGATFNVSASGFLLLSDFNVPNGTKSPVIKEFLLAITAGKFRIDFIPKLVQPALAFINAIEVFLAPENLTLVSATRVTPAGKNGSYTGLHPQALETAYRLNVGGPTITPADDPLWRNWIPDDEYLTNRASARNASYFSEPLQYQPEGASNYTASNLVYRTAKISTSRNITWSFGASKNARHLVRVHFCDTFNPTVTPDTFNLYLLGKFNLGISSYPQFYQLAVPFYLDFVVDSNDLGFMSISIGPSHDFPNLTAYLNGLEILKFSVAASGQQKKSHWFAIVGSVLGGVALICISLVVVLMGLKCRKEKSTDNQLPLELLYGGEISYDSAIERKANAFLVHNLNIELKKSFAEIQKATNNFDPDLMLGKGGFGKVYKGRLSNGDIVAVKRRESESDQGLHEFEREITILSKICHLHLVSLIGYCDENFEMILVYEFMEKGTLKENLYDSNGIPLGKLSWKQRLEICIGAAEGLHYLHTSAEKRILHRDVKSTNILLDGNFVAKVADFGLSKSGPIDKSSTYNRLKGTPGYFDPEYLGNLVFTEKSDVYSFGVVLLEVLCARPAIKEGVNLVDWAMPGIKEGQLKEIMDPFLVGKLNPKSLKTFVGTAEKCLNDLSVNRPTMYAVLWDLKYALGFEENAMHKQPHEDSTADASLELALPLAKHFPSNSLPGGEESLVQIGLPGEDGSDTTASEVFSQLRIDLPR; from the coding sequence ATGGAAAAGCTTCACTTCCACTGTCCTCTGTTTTTCCTTCTCTTCCAACTCTTACCTTTCCTACTAGTTTCATCGGATGACACTAACACGAAGCCGGACAACTACTTCATCAATTGTGGCTCAGAATTGAATGCCTCACTCGACGATGGCCGGACCTTTGTTGGTGACCGGAAAGCAgggttcttctccttcttccCAGGCAAGAGCGATCCTGTCCAAGACAGCAACCCAGAAACAAATGCATCCCTTTATCAAACAGCAAGAATTTACAGAGTGCCATCTTCCTATGCCCTTACAATCCCTGAACATGAAAATGGGACTTACGTGGTACGCCTACATTTCTTCCCTCTCTCTTCTCATCCAGATCTCACCGGTGCTACGTTCAACGTTTCAGCATCTGGGTTTTTGCTTTTATCCGATTTCAATGTCCCAAACGGTACCAAATCCCCAGTGATAAAGGAATTTTTACTCGCAATCACTGCAGGGAAGTTCAGAATAGATTTCATTCCTAAGCTAGTGCAGCCTGCTTTGGCTTTCATAAATGCCATTGAAGTCTTCCTTGCCCCTGAAAACTTGACCCTTGTCAGCGCAACTCGTGTTACTCCTGCAGGAAAGAATGGTAGCTACACTGGTTTGCATCCTCAGGCTCTAGAAACTGCTTACAGGTTAAATGTTGGAGGTCCCACCATCACGCCGGCCGACGATCCTCTTTGGAGAAATTGGATTCCAGATGATGAGTATCTAACTAACCGGGCTTCTGCAAGGAATGCTAGTTACTTCAGTGAACCGCTGCAGTATCAGCCTGAAGGAGCGAGTAACTATACGGCCTCAAACCTTGTCTACAGAACAGCCAAAATATCAACGAGCAGAAACATAACATGGAGTTTTGGTGCGAGTAAGAATGCTAGACATCTTGTGAGGGTTCATTTTTGTGACACTTTTAATCCGACAGTAACGCCAGATACATTTAATCTCTATCTCCTTGGCAAGTTCAATCTGGGGATTAGTTCCTATCCCCAATTTTACCAATTAGCTGTTCCCTTTTATCTTGATTTTGTCGTTGATTCCAATGATTTGGGGTTTATGAGTATCAGCATAGGTCCGTCACATGATTTCCCAAACCTAACTGCATATCTGAATGGACTCGAGATTTTGAAGTTTTCGGTAGCTGCATCAGGCCAACAGAAGAAGAGCCATTGGTTTGCTATTGTTGGTTCAGTACTTGGAGGTGTGGCTCTCATCTGCATTTCGTTAGTGGTAGTTTTGATGGGTTTGAAATGCAGGAAAGAAAAATCCACTGACAATCAACTGCCACTTGAGCTTCTTTACGGTGGTGAGATTTCTTATGATTCAGCAATAGAAAGAAAAGCCAATGCTTTCCTGGTTCATAACTTGAACATTGAGCTAAAGAagtcatttgctgaaatacagaAGGCAACTAACAACTTTGATCCGGACTTGATGTTAGGCAAAGGAGGGTTTGGAAAAGTCTACAAAGGACGGCTTAGCAATGGTGACATAGTGGCTGTGAAACGGCGTGAATCAGAAAGCGACCAGGGCCTTCACGAATTTGAGAGAGAGATCACAATTTTATCCAAAATTTGCCATCTCCATCTTGTTTCCTTGATTGGGTATTGTGATGAAAATTTTGAGATGATACTGGTTTATGAATTCATGGAGAAAGGGACACTTAAAGAGAATCTGTATGATTCAAATGGGATTCCCCTAGGCAAATTATCTTGGAAGCAAAGGCTTGAAATTTGCATTGGCGCTGCAGAAGGTCTACATTATCTTCACACTAGTGCTGAGAAGAGAATCCTTCATCGCGATGTTAAGTCAACAAACATCTTGCTCGATGGAAATTTTGTGGCAAAAGTTGCTGATTTTGGTCTTTCAAAGTCAGGTCCTATCGATAAATCCTCAACTTACAATCGTCTGAAAGGCACGCCTGGATATTTCGATCCTGAATATTTGGGAAACCTGGTGTTTACAGAAAAATCTGATGTGTACTCTTTTGGAGTCGTCCTTCTCGAAGTGCTCTGTGCAAGACCAGCCATTAAGGAGGGAGTGAACCTAGTTGACTGGGCAATGCCAGGGATAAAGGAAGGCCAACTGAAAGAAATTATGGACCCATTTCTTGTGGGCAAACTTAATCCCAAATCGTTGAAAACATTTGTTGGAACAGCTGAGAAGTGCTTAAATGATTTGAGTGTTAACCGGCCTACAATGTATGCTGTATTGTGGGACTTGAAGTATGCGCTGGGGTTCGAAGAAAATGCAATGCACAAACAGCCGCATGAAGATAGCACTGCAGATGCATCGTTGGAGCTGGCGCTGCCTTTAGCTAAGCATTTTCCTTCTAACAGCCTCCCTGGTGGCGAAGAAAGCTTGGTGCAAATAGGATTACCTGGTGAAGATGGTTCGGATACAACAGCTAGTGAAGTGTTCTCCCAGTTGAGGATTGATCTTCCCAGATAA